A window of Diabrotica virgifera virgifera chromosome 9, PGI_DIABVI_V3a contains these coding sequences:
- the LOC126892284 gene encoding uncharacterized protein LOC126892284, translating to MFFSQEDFFILSCGWLILKSLEKKRRRKRKHRYWVRSLLSRRVNDGAAQFMNDIQNDDFGLHGELRSSFHNFVRMSSSDFEELMTLIGGKIAKLNTNFRDSISIKDRLAVTLRFLASGDSYQSLMYLCKISVPSISRIIPEVCDALNEVLNDYIKVPTNSAQWQKLANDYNTRWNFPMCVGSMDGKHVVMQSPKYSGSEFFNYKGTFSIVLFAVVDANYNFTYVYIGCQGRISDGGVFKNTGFAKSLSKEMLNLPENASLPEREKRVPYVFVADDAFPLSPNILKPFSGHQDRGSMQRIFNYRLSRARRVVENVFGILASVFRIFRKPILLEPPKVEKIVQTCVLLHNYLRRNTESKNTYTPPGSFDVEDIDSGTIRNGSWRNESQPTASMLPLKPVARKSLQEAQNIRNEYCEYFISDQGQVPWQLKYA from the exons atgtttttttctcaagaagatttttttattcttagttgTGGATGGTTAATATTGAAGTCATTGGAaaaaaa GAGAAGAAGAAAACGCAAACACAGATATTGGGTTCGATCACTTTTATCTAGAAGAGTGAACGATGGTGCTGCACAATTTATGAACGACATCCAAAATGATGACTTTGGGTTGCATGGGGAACTGCGCTCATCTTTTCATAATTTTGTGAGAATGTCTTCCTCTGATTTTGAAGAACTAATGACATTAATTGGAGGAAAAATTGCCAAGTTAAATACAAACTTCAGAGATTCAATTTCTATTAAAGATCGATTAGCAGTAACACTGAGGTTCCTTGCAAGTGGGGACAGTTATCAAAGCTTAATGTACTTATGTAAAATATCTGTTCCCTCCATATCACGAATTATACCAGAAGTGTGTGATGCCCTAAATGAAGTTCTTAATGATTACATAAAG gTGCCCACCAACTCAGCACAGTGGCAAAAGTTGGCGAATGATTATAACACTAGATGGAACTTCCCAATGTGCGTGGGAAGCATGGATGGGAAGCACGTTGTCATGCAATCACCCAAATATAGTGGAAgtgaattttttaattataaaggCACATTTAGCATAGTTCTCTTTGCTGTAGTCGATGCAAACTACAATTTCACCTACGTGTACATTGGTTGCCAAGGGCGTATATCAGATGGGGGAGTTTTTAAAAATACCGGCTTTGCCAAATCTTTGAGCAAAGAAATGCTTAACTTACCCGAAAACGCATCCCTTCCAGAAAGAGAGAAACGTGTACCGTATGTTTTTGTAGCCGACGATGCTTTTCCCTTATCACCAAATATATTGAAACCGTTCTCCGGACACCAGGATCGCGGATCTATGCAACGCATATTTAACTACCGTCTGAGCCGAGCAAGAAGAGTGGTCGAAAATGTGTTTGGTATATTGGCCTCTGTGTTCCGTATTTTCAGAAAACCTATACTACTAGAACCACCAAAAGTAGAAAAAATTGTGCAAACTTGTGTTTTATTACATAATTACCTGCGCCGAAATACCGAATCAAAAAATACTTATACACCACCGGGGTCATTTGACGTAGAAGATATAGATTCGGGAACTATTAGAAATGGATCGTGGAGGAATGAATCACAACCAACTGCATCAATGTTACCTCTAAAACCTGTGGCTAGGAAATCTTTGCAAGAAGCACAAAATATAAGAAATGaatattgtgaatattttatttcagACCAAGGACAAGTACCCTGGCAATTAAAATATGCGTAA